Proteins from a genomic interval of Equus quagga isolate Etosha38 chromosome 13, UCLA_HA_Equagga_1.0, whole genome shotgun sequence:
- the ARHGEF1 gene encoding rho guanine nucleotide exchange factor 1 isoform X4 yields MEAEDVARGAAPGPPRPGPVPVTIIGAEDEDFENELETNTEEQNSQFQSLEQVKRRPVHLMALLQHVALQFDPGPLLCCLHADMLGSLGPKEAKKAFIDFYHSFLDKTAVLRVVVPPTVSFELDRTRPDLLSEDVQRQFVQEVVQSQQEAVSRQLEDFRSKRLMGMTPSEQELSQLEAWVGRDRASFEARERHVAEQLLNHLEEMQHTISTDEEKSAAVVSAISLYMRHLGVRTKSGDKKSGRNFFRKKVMGNKRSDEPTKTKKGLSSFLDAARWNRVEPQVPDMRHLKNETNVEKLGLTERKGGLGAPSRDRNVGAPGQDTPGVSLHPLSGDSPNRESGVDGPLELGDPPSQGPASLELPAPPESTEEGADTERKWKRLPGRLGRSESLRVSDRRRPSRGSLGAKGRGGGRSRSDVDMDPSSATAVLGPARRATPEPGDEGEPGRSGLELEPEEPPGWRELILPDTLHSLPKSQVKRQEVISELLVTEAAHVRMLRVLHDLFYQPMVDGGFFPVEELQNIFPSLDELIEVHSLFLDCLMKRRQDSGPVIEEIGDVLLARFDGAEGSWFQKISSRFCSRQSFALEQLKAKQRKEPRFSAFVQEAESRPRCRRLQLKDMIPTEMQRLTKYPLLLQSIGQNTEEPAEREKVELAAECCREILHHVNQAVRDMEDLLRLKDYQRRLDLSHLRQSSDPMLSEFKNLDITKKRLIHEGPLTWRVTKDKAVEVHVLLLDDLLLLLQRQDERLLLKSHSRTLTPTPDGKTMLRPVLRLTSAMTREVATDHKAFYVIFTWDQEAQIYELVAQTVSERKNWCNLITETAGSLKVPAPASRHKPRPSPISTREPLLSSSENGNCGREMPPADGRMERLLSALLPFSRLGPEGQLAAKALGKGGGGGILSPTSPPVSARGEHCPPAWLYLRLPASGRPFARRRGREGHPLPHSCRSISNPKGLRRGSRASGATPGGPPLGSAPPNLALASAFSPSCLLLGGLRASFQGGTTVTPISRAISVLPGGATPHPQVPLLCFYTLNWRFIF; encoded by the exons ATGGAGGCCGAGGACGTCGCCCGAGGGGCG gccccagggCCCCCCCGGCCTGGCCCAGTGCCCGTCACCATCATCGGGGCTGAGGACGAGGATTTTGAGAATGAGCTGGAGACG AACACAGAGGAACAAAACAGCCAGTTCCAGAGCCTGGAGCAGGTGAAGCGGCGCCCAGTCCACCTCATGGCCCTCCTGCAGCACGTGGCCCTGCAGTTCGACCCGGGACCCCtg ctctgctgcctgcACGCGGACATGCTGGGCTCGCTGGGCCCCAAGGAGGCCAAGAAGGCCTTCATCGACTTCTACCACAGCTTCCTGGACAAGACCGCG GTTCTGCGGGTGGTCGTCCCTCCCACCGTCTCCTTTGAACTTG ACCGCACAAGGCCTGACCTCTTGTCTGAGGACGTCCAGCGGCAGTTCGTGCAGGAGGTGGTGCAGAGCCAGCAGGAGGCCGTCAGCCGTCAGCTGGAGGACTTCCGCTCCAAGCGGCTCATGGGCATGACGCCCTCCGAGCAGGAGCTGTCCCAGCTGGAGGCCTGGGTTGGGCGGGACCGTGCCAGCTTCGAGGCCCGGGAGCGGCATGTGGCGGAGCAGCTGCTGAACCACCTGGAGGAGATGCA ACACACCATCTCTACGGATGAGGAAAAGAg TGCCGCTGTGGTCAGCGCCATCAGCCTATACATGCGCCACCTTGGAGTGCGGACCAAGAGCGGGGACAAGAAGTCAGGGAGGAATTTCTTCCGAAAAAAG GTGATGGGGAACAAGCGGTCAGACGAGCCTACCAAGACCAAGAAAGGACTGAGCAGCTTCCTAGATGCCGCCCGCTGGAACCGAGTTGAGCCCCAGG TCCCAGACATGCGACACCTCAAAAACGAGACTAACG TTGAGAAGCTAGGCCTTACAGAGCGGAAGGGAGGCCTGGGGGCGCCCTCCCGGGACCGGAATGTCGGGGCTCCTGGGCAAGATACCCCTGGAGTTTCTCTGCACCCTCTGTCCGGGGATAGCCCCAACCGGGAATCAG GTGTTGATGGCCCACTGGAGCTGGGGGACCCGCCCTCGCAGGGCCCCGCCAGCCTGGAGCTCCCAGCGCCCCCAGAGAGCACTGAGGAGGGTGCTGATACAGAGAG AAAGTGGAAGAG GCTACCGGGGCGTCTGGGGCGCTCGGAGAGCCTGCGGGTGAGTGACCGCCGCCGGCCTTCCCGGGGCAGCCTCGGGGCTAAGGGCCGGGGTGGGGGCCGCTCCCGGAGTGACGTGGACAtggaccccagctctgccacggcCGTGCTTGGCCCTGCCCGACGAGCCAC CCCTGAGCCGGGAGATGAGGGGGAGCCAGGGCGGTCAGGACTGGAGCTGGAACCAGAAGAGCCCCCGGGCTGGCGGGAGCTCATCCTTCCAGACACCCTGCACAGCCTGCCCAAGAGCCAGGTGAAGCGGCAGGAGGTCATCAGCG AGCTGCTGGTGACAGAGGCAGCCCATGTGCGCATGCTCCGGGTGCTGCATGACCTCTTCTACCAGCCCATGGTGGACGGGGGCTTCTTCCCCGTGGAGGAGCTACAGAACATCTTCCCCAGCCTGGACGAGCTCATCGAGGTGCATT CCCTGTTCCTCGATTGCCTGATGAAGCGGAGGCAGGACAGTGGCCCCGTCATTGAGGAGATCGGAGACGTACTGCTGGCCCGG TTTGATGGTGCTGAGGGCTCCTGGTTCCAGAAAATCTCCTCCCGCTTCTGCAGCCGCCAGTCGTTTGCCTTAGAGCAGCTCAAAGCTAAACAGCGCAAGGAGCCTCGGTTCTCTGCCTTCGTGCAG GAGGCCGAGAGCCGCCCACGGTGCCGCCGCCTGCAGCTGAAGGACATGATCCCCACGGAGATGCAGCGTCTGACCAAGTATCCCCTGCTCCTGCAGAGCATCGGGCAGAACACAG AAGAGCCCGCGGAACGGGAGAAAGTGGAGCTGGCAGCTGAGTGCTGCCGGGAAATTCTGCACCATGTCAACCAAGCTGTGCGCGACATGGAGGACCTGCTG CGGCTCAAGGATTATCAGCGGCGCCTGGACTTGTCCCACCTGCGGCAGAGCAGCGACCCCATGCTGAGCGAGTTCAAG AACCTGGACATCACCAAGAAGAGGTTGATCCATGAGGGCCCACTGACGTGGCGGGTGACAAAGGACAAGGCCGTGG AGGTCCATGTGCTGCTGCTGGAtgacctgctgctgctgctccagcgCCAGGACGAGCGGCTGCTGCTCAAGTCGCACAGCCGGACGCTGACGCCCACACCCGACGGCAAGACCATGCTGCGGCCGGTGCTGCGGCTCACCTCCGCCATGACCCGTGAGGTGGCCACTG ATCACAAAGCCTTCTATGTCATCTTTACCTGGGACCAGGAGGCTCAGATATATGAGCTGGTGGCGCAGACGGTGTCGGAACGGAAGAA CTGGTGTAACCTTATCACTGAAACCGCCGGATCCCTCAAGGTCCCTGCCCCTGCTTCCCGTCACAAACCCCGGCCCAGCCCAATCAG cacccGTGAACCCCTGCTCAGCAGCTCCGAGAACGGCAACTGTGGCCGTGAGATGCCCCCGGCTGATG GCCGAATGGAGAGACTCCTCAGCGCCCTGCTGCCCTTCAGCAGACTCGGCCCTGAGGGCCAGCTCGCTGCCAAGGCCCTTGGGAAAG gaggtggaggaggaattTTGTCGCCTACGAGTCCTCCTGTCTCAGCTCGGGGAGAACACTGTCCCCCAGCCTGGCTGTACCTGAGGCTCCCTGCCTCAGGCAG GCCTTTTGCAAGAAGGAGAGGACGGGAGGGCCACCCCCTACCGCACAGCTGCCGCAGCATCTCCAACCCCAagggcctgaggagagggagccGGGCGTCCGGGGCCACGCCTGGGGGGCCCCCACTGGGATCAGCGCCCCCCAACCTCGCGTTGGCCTcagccttctctccctcctgccttctaCTTGGGGGACTCAGGGCTTCATTCCAAGGGGGCACCACGGTGACCCCCATTTCCCGGGCCATCTCAGTATTGCCTGGGGgggccaccccccacccccaagtgcCTTTGCTCTGTTTTTATACCCTGAATTggaggtttattttttaa
- the ARHGEF1 gene encoding rho guanine nucleotide exchange factor 1 isoform X6 has product MEAEDVARGAAPGPPRPGPVPVTIIGAEDEDFENELETNTEEQNSQFQSLEQVKRRPVHLMALLQHVALQFDPGPLLCCLHADMLGSLGPKEAKKAFIDFYHSFLDKTAVLRVVVPPTVSFELDRTRPDLLSEDVQRQFVQEVVQSQQEAVSRQLEDFRSKRLMGMTPSEQELSQLEAWVGRDRASFEARERHVAEQLLNHLEEMQHTISTDEEKSAAVVSAISLYMRHLGVRTKSGDKKSGRNFFRKKVMGNKRSDEPTKTKKGLSSFLDAARWNRVEPQVPDMRHLKNETNVEKLGLTERKGGLGAPSRDRNVGAPGQDTPGVSLHPLSGDSPNRESGVDGPLELGDPPSQGPASLELPAPPESTEEGADTESPEPGDEGEPGRSGLELEPEEPPGWRELILPDTLHSLPKSQVKRQEVISELLVTEAAHVRMLRVLHDLFYQPMVDGGFFPVEELQNIFPSLDELIEVHSLFLDCLMKRRQDSGPVIEEIGDVLLARFDGAEGSWFQKISSRFCSRQSFALEQLKAKQRKEPRFSAFVQEAESRPRCRRLQLKDMIPTEMQRLTKYPLLLQSIGQNTEEPAEREKVELAAECCREILHHVNQAVRDMEDLLRLKDYQRRLDLSHLRQSSDPMLSEFKNLDITKKRLIHEGPLTWRVTKDKAVEVHVLLLDDLLLLLQRQDERLLLKSHSRTLTPTPDGKTMLRPVLRLTSAMTREVATDHKAFYVIFTWDQEAQIYELVAQTVSERKNWCNLITETAGSLKVPAPASRHKPRPSPISTREPLLSSSENGNCGREMPPADGRMERLLSALLPFSRLGPEGQLAAKALGKVLSLKQLLFPMEEDSGAGPPRAGDGVPGGGPLSPAQTQEIREELLSLEETIKQLEEVEEEFCRLRVLLSQLGENTVPQPGCT; this is encoded by the exons ATGGAGGCCGAGGACGTCGCCCGAGGGGCG gccccagggCCCCCCCGGCCTGGCCCAGTGCCCGTCACCATCATCGGGGCTGAGGACGAGGATTTTGAGAATGAGCTGGAGACG AACACAGAGGAACAAAACAGCCAGTTCCAGAGCCTGGAGCAGGTGAAGCGGCGCCCAGTCCACCTCATGGCCCTCCTGCAGCACGTGGCCCTGCAGTTCGACCCGGGACCCCtg ctctgctgcctgcACGCGGACATGCTGGGCTCGCTGGGCCCCAAGGAGGCCAAGAAGGCCTTCATCGACTTCTACCACAGCTTCCTGGACAAGACCGCG GTTCTGCGGGTGGTCGTCCCTCCCACCGTCTCCTTTGAACTTG ACCGCACAAGGCCTGACCTCTTGTCTGAGGACGTCCAGCGGCAGTTCGTGCAGGAGGTGGTGCAGAGCCAGCAGGAGGCCGTCAGCCGTCAGCTGGAGGACTTCCGCTCCAAGCGGCTCATGGGCATGACGCCCTCCGAGCAGGAGCTGTCCCAGCTGGAGGCCTGGGTTGGGCGGGACCGTGCCAGCTTCGAGGCCCGGGAGCGGCATGTGGCGGAGCAGCTGCTGAACCACCTGGAGGAGATGCA ACACACCATCTCTACGGATGAGGAAAAGAg TGCCGCTGTGGTCAGCGCCATCAGCCTATACATGCGCCACCTTGGAGTGCGGACCAAGAGCGGGGACAAGAAGTCAGGGAGGAATTTCTTCCGAAAAAAG GTGATGGGGAACAAGCGGTCAGACGAGCCTACCAAGACCAAGAAAGGACTGAGCAGCTTCCTAGATGCCGCCCGCTGGAACCGAGTTGAGCCCCAGG TCCCAGACATGCGACACCTCAAAAACGAGACTAACG TTGAGAAGCTAGGCCTTACAGAGCGGAAGGGAGGCCTGGGGGCGCCCTCCCGGGACCGGAATGTCGGGGCTCCTGGGCAAGATACCCCTGGAGTTTCTCTGCACCCTCTGTCCGGGGATAGCCCCAACCGGGAATCAG GTGTTGATGGCCCACTGGAGCTGGGGGACCCGCCCTCGCAGGGCCCCGCCAGCCTGGAGCTCCCAGCGCCCCCAGAGAGCACTGAGGAGGGTGCTGATACAGAGAG CCCTGAGCCGGGAGATGAGGGGGAGCCAGGGCGGTCAGGACTGGAGCTGGAACCAGAAGAGCCCCCGGGCTGGCGGGAGCTCATCCTTCCAGACACCCTGCACAGCCTGCCCAAGAGCCAGGTGAAGCGGCAGGAGGTCATCAGCG AGCTGCTGGTGACAGAGGCAGCCCATGTGCGCATGCTCCGGGTGCTGCATGACCTCTTCTACCAGCCCATGGTGGACGGGGGCTTCTTCCCCGTGGAGGAGCTACAGAACATCTTCCCCAGCCTGGACGAGCTCATCGAGGTGCATT CCCTGTTCCTCGATTGCCTGATGAAGCGGAGGCAGGACAGTGGCCCCGTCATTGAGGAGATCGGAGACGTACTGCTGGCCCGG TTTGATGGTGCTGAGGGCTCCTGGTTCCAGAAAATCTCCTCCCGCTTCTGCAGCCGCCAGTCGTTTGCCTTAGAGCAGCTCAAAGCTAAACAGCGCAAGGAGCCTCGGTTCTCTGCCTTCGTGCAG GAGGCCGAGAGCCGCCCACGGTGCCGCCGCCTGCAGCTGAAGGACATGATCCCCACGGAGATGCAGCGTCTGACCAAGTATCCCCTGCTCCTGCAGAGCATCGGGCAGAACACAG AAGAGCCCGCGGAACGGGAGAAAGTGGAGCTGGCAGCTGAGTGCTGCCGGGAAATTCTGCACCATGTCAACCAAGCTGTGCGCGACATGGAGGACCTGCTG CGGCTCAAGGATTATCAGCGGCGCCTGGACTTGTCCCACCTGCGGCAGAGCAGCGACCCCATGCTGAGCGAGTTCAAG AACCTGGACATCACCAAGAAGAGGTTGATCCATGAGGGCCCACTGACGTGGCGGGTGACAAAGGACAAGGCCGTGG AGGTCCATGTGCTGCTGCTGGAtgacctgctgctgctgctccagcgCCAGGACGAGCGGCTGCTGCTCAAGTCGCACAGCCGGACGCTGACGCCCACACCCGACGGCAAGACCATGCTGCGGCCGGTGCTGCGGCTCACCTCCGCCATGACCCGTGAGGTGGCCACTG ATCACAAAGCCTTCTATGTCATCTTTACCTGGGACCAGGAGGCTCAGATATATGAGCTGGTGGCGCAGACGGTGTCGGAACGGAAGAA CTGGTGTAACCTTATCACTGAAACCGCCGGATCCCTCAAGGTCCCTGCCCCTGCTTCCCGTCACAAACCCCGGCCCAGCCCAATCAG cacccGTGAACCCCTGCTCAGCAGCTCCGAGAACGGCAACTGTGGCCGTGAGATGCCCCCGGCTGATG GCCGAATGGAGAGACTCCTCAGCGCCCTGCTGCCCTTCAGCAGACTCGGCCCTGAGGGCCAGCTCGCTGCCAAGGCCCTTGGGAAAG TGCTGTCCCTGAAGCAGCTCCTGTTTCCCATGGAGGAAGACAGCGGGGCGGGGCCTCCCCGTGCAGGGGATGGGGTCCCAGGGGGTGGCCCCCTGAGCCCAGCGCAGACCCAGGAAATTCGGGAGGAGCTACTCAGCCTGGAGGAGACCATTAAACAGCTGGAG gaggtggaggaggaattTTGTCGCCTACGAGTCCTCCTGTCTCAGCTCGGGGAGAACACTGTCCCCCAGCCTGGCTGTACCTGA
- the ARHGEF1 gene encoding rho guanine nucleotide exchange factor 1 isoform X2 codes for MEAEDVARGAAPGPPRPGPVPVTIIGAEDEDFENELETNTEEQNSQFQSLEQVKRRPVHLMALLQHVALQFDPGPLLCCLHADMLGSLGPKEAKKAFIDFYHSFLDKTAVLRVVVPPTVSFELDRTRPDLLSEDVQRQFVQEVVQSQQEAVSRQLEDFRSKRLMGMTPSEQELSQLEAWVGRDRASFEARERHVAEQLLNHLEEMQHTISTDEEKSAAVVSAISLYMRHLGVRTKSGDKKSGRNFFRKKVMGNKRSDEPTKTKKGLSSFLDAARWNRVEPQVPDMRHLKNETNVEKLGLTERKGGLGAPSRDRNVGAPGQDTPGVSLHPLSGDSPNRESGVDGPLELGDPPSQGPASLELPAPPESTEEGADTESPEPGDEGEPGRSGLELEPEEPPGWRELILPDTLHSLPKSQVKRQEVISELLVTEAAHVRMLRVLHDLFYQPMVDGGFFPVEELQNIFPSLDELIEVHSLFLDCLMKRRQDSGPVIEEIGDVLLARFDGAEGSWFQKISSRFCSRQSFALEQLKAKQRKEPRFSAFVQEAESRPRCRRLQLKDMIPTEMQRLTKYPLLLQSIGQNTEEPAEREKVELAAECCREILHHVNQAVRDMEDLLRLKDYQRRLDLSHLRQSSDPMLSEFKNLDITKKRLIHEGPLTWRVTKDKAVEVHVLLLDDLLLLLQRQDERLLLKSHSRTLTPTPDGKTMLRPVLRLTSAMTREVATDHKAFYVIFTWDQEAQIYELVAQTVSERKNWCNLITETAGSLKVPAPASRHKPRPSPISTREPLLSSSENGNCGREMPPADGRMERLLSALLPFSRLGPEGQLAAKALGKGGGGGILSPTSPPVSARGEHCPPAWLYLRLPASGRPFARRRGREGHPLPHSCRSISNPKGLRRGSRASGATPGGPPLGSAPPNLALASAFSPSCLLLGGLRASFQGGTTVTPISRAISVLPGGATPHPQVPLLCFYTLNWRFIF; via the exons ATGGAGGCCGAGGACGTCGCCCGAGGGGCG gccccagggCCCCCCCGGCCTGGCCCAGTGCCCGTCACCATCATCGGGGCTGAGGACGAGGATTTTGAGAATGAGCTGGAGACG AACACAGAGGAACAAAACAGCCAGTTCCAGAGCCTGGAGCAGGTGAAGCGGCGCCCAGTCCACCTCATGGCCCTCCTGCAGCACGTGGCCCTGCAGTTCGACCCGGGACCCCtg ctctgctgcctgcACGCGGACATGCTGGGCTCGCTGGGCCCCAAGGAGGCCAAGAAGGCCTTCATCGACTTCTACCACAGCTTCCTGGACAAGACCGCG GTTCTGCGGGTGGTCGTCCCTCCCACCGTCTCCTTTGAACTTG ACCGCACAAGGCCTGACCTCTTGTCTGAGGACGTCCAGCGGCAGTTCGTGCAGGAGGTGGTGCAGAGCCAGCAGGAGGCCGTCAGCCGTCAGCTGGAGGACTTCCGCTCCAAGCGGCTCATGGGCATGACGCCCTCCGAGCAGGAGCTGTCCCAGCTGGAGGCCTGGGTTGGGCGGGACCGTGCCAGCTTCGAGGCCCGGGAGCGGCATGTGGCGGAGCAGCTGCTGAACCACCTGGAGGAGATGCA ACACACCATCTCTACGGATGAGGAAAAGAg TGCCGCTGTGGTCAGCGCCATCAGCCTATACATGCGCCACCTTGGAGTGCGGACCAAGAGCGGGGACAAGAAGTCAGGGAGGAATTTCTTCCGAAAAAAG GTGATGGGGAACAAGCGGTCAGACGAGCCTACCAAGACCAAGAAAGGACTGAGCAGCTTCCTAGATGCCGCCCGCTGGAACCGAGTTGAGCCCCAGG TCCCAGACATGCGACACCTCAAAAACGAGACTAACG TTGAGAAGCTAGGCCTTACAGAGCGGAAGGGAGGCCTGGGGGCGCCCTCCCGGGACCGGAATGTCGGGGCTCCTGGGCAAGATACCCCTGGAGTTTCTCTGCACCCTCTGTCCGGGGATAGCCCCAACCGGGAATCAG GTGTTGATGGCCCACTGGAGCTGGGGGACCCGCCCTCGCAGGGCCCCGCCAGCCTGGAGCTCCCAGCGCCCCCAGAGAGCACTGAGGAGGGTGCTGATACAGAGAG CCCTGAGCCGGGAGATGAGGGGGAGCCAGGGCGGTCAGGACTGGAGCTGGAACCAGAAGAGCCCCCGGGCTGGCGGGAGCTCATCCTTCCAGACACCCTGCACAGCCTGCCCAAGAGCCAGGTGAAGCGGCAGGAGGTCATCAGCG AGCTGCTGGTGACAGAGGCAGCCCATGTGCGCATGCTCCGGGTGCTGCATGACCTCTTCTACCAGCCCATGGTGGACGGGGGCTTCTTCCCCGTGGAGGAGCTACAGAACATCTTCCCCAGCCTGGACGAGCTCATCGAGGTGCATT CCCTGTTCCTCGATTGCCTGATGAAGCGGAGGCAGGACAGTGGCCCCGTCATTGAGGAGATCGGAGACGTACTGCTGGCCCGG TTTGATGGTGCTGAGGGCTCCTGGTTCCAGAAAATCTCCTCCCGCTTCTGCAGCCGCCAGTCGTTTGCCTTAGAGCAGCTCAAAGCTAAACAGCGCAAGGAGCCTCGGTTCTCTGCCTTCGTGCAG GAGGCCGAGAGCCGCCCACGGTGCCGCCGCCTGCAGCTGAAGGACATGATCCCCACGGAGATGCAGCGTCTGACCAAGTATCCCCTGCTCCTGCAGAGCATCGGGCAGAACACAG AAGAGCCCGCGGAACGGGAGAAAGTGGAGCTGGCAGCTGAGTGCTGCCGGGAAATTCTGCACCATGTCAACCAAGCTGTGCGCGACATGGAGGACCTGCTG CGGCTCAAGGATTATCAGCGGCGCCTGGACTTGTCCCACCTGCGGCAGAGCAGCGACCCCATGCTGAGCGAGTTCAAG AACCTGGACATCACCAAGAAGAGGTTGATCCATGAGGGCCCACTGACGTGGCGGGTGACAAAGGACAAGGCCGTGG AGGTCCATGTGCTGCTGCTGGAtgacctgctgctgctgctccagcgCCAGGACGAGCGGCTGCTGCTCAAGTCGCACAGCCGGACGCTGACGCCCACACCCGACGGCAAGACCATGCTGCGGCCGGTGCTGCGGCTCACCTCCGCCATGACCCGTGAGGTGGCCACTG ATCACAAAGCCTTCTATGTCATCTTTACCTGGGACCAGGAGGCTCAGATATATGAGCTGGTGGCGCAGACGGTGTCGGAACGGAAGAA CTGGTGTAACCTTATCACTGAAACCGCCGGATCCCTCAAGGTCCCTGCCCCTGCTTCCCGTCACAAACCCCGGCCCAGCCCAATCAG cacccGTGAACCCCTGCTCAGCAGCTCCGAGAACGGCAACTGTGGCCGTGAGATGCCCCCGGCTGATG GCCGAATGGAGAGACTCCTCAGCGCCCTGCTGCCCTTCAGCAGACTCGGCCCTGAGGGCCAGCTCGCTGCCAAGGCCCTTGGGAAAG gaggtggaggaggaattTTGTCGCCTACGAGTCCTCCTGTCTCAGCTCGGGGAGAACACTGTCCCCCAGCCTGGCTGTACCTGAGGCTCCCTGCCTCAGGCAG GCCTTTTGCAAGAAGGAGAGGACGGGAGGGCCACCCCCTACCGCACAGCTGCCGCAGCATCTCCAACCCCAagggcctgaggagagggagccGGGCGTCCGGGGCCACGCCTGGGGGGCCCCCACTGGGATCAGCGCCCCCCAACCTCGCGTTGGCCTcagccttctctccctcctgccttctaCTTGGGGGACTCAGGGCTTCATTCCAAGGGGGCACCACGGTGACCCCCATTTCCCGGGCCATCTCAGTATTGCCTGGGGgggccaccccccacccccaagtgcCTTTGCTCTGTTTTTATACCCTGAATTggaggtttattttttaa